A genomic window from Lotus japonicus ecotype B-129 chromosome 1, LjGifu_v1.2 includes:
- the LOC130721404 gene encoding glutathione S-transferase T3-like — protein MSSYPPQNQSPHTGGNVHNSQYQMFPYTSQNQPLHPDENFTNPQYPMYPPQYQFQSQAPPTGSTGSKVSDTQCEATPDDTQHEGLDDIDLEDEDQSSGKKRTRWRVKDDLLLVQSWLNISKDPTVGTDQTAAKFWDRIRDQFDEYRDFDTPPRTGKMLKCRFGKLSKDIQFFTGCYNKVTTPWKSGHSEKDIMAEAHALFQVDHKKDFTHENVWRMVKDEPKWKGQSMKTNSRGQKKSGAGADGTSTDPSASIDCDEYEATPPTTRPKGKKAEKRKAKTTDTASSTLSFAPHPDVLAMGKAKMEMMANFREIRNRELDLQQADQQLKQSELQLRQEELKFKKAENFRAYMDILNKNTSGMNDEELRTHNALRAFALSELGMS, from the coding sequence ATGTCTTCatatccacctcaaaaccaaTCGCCTCACACCGGTGGCAATGTTCATAATTCTCAGTACCAAATGTTTCCATATACATCTCAAAACCAACCACTTCACCCTGATGAAAATTTCACAAATCCACAATACCCCATGTATCCACCACAATACCAATTTCAAAGCCAAGCCCCTCCTACTGGTAGCACtggttcaaaagtctctgatacACAATGTGAGGCTACGCCTGATGATACACAACACGAgggtctagatgatattgatcttgaagaTGAGGATCAATCTTCTGGAAAGAAACGCACCAGATGGAGGGTTAAAGACGATTTACTTCTTGTTCAATCATGGCTCAACATTTCTAAGGATCCGACGGTGGGAACTGATCAAACGGCAGCAAAGTTTTGGGATAGGATCCGCGACCAATTTGATGAGTACCGTGACTTTGACACTCCTCCGAGGACAGGGAAGATGCTGAAATGTCGTTTTGGAAAATTGAGTAAAGATATTCAATTCTTTACCGGTTGCTACAACAAAGTTACCACTCCttggaaaagtggacactcagaGAAGGATATCATGGCTGAGGCGCATGCCCTATTTCAGGTAGACCATAAAAAAGATTTCACACATGAGAATGTATGGCGGATGGTGAAAGATGAACCAAAGTGGAAGGGACAATCAATGAAAACCAATTCAAGGGGACAAAAGAAGTCAGGAGCTGGCGCCGACGGAACATCGACTGACCCAAGTGCATCAATTGATTGCGACGAATATGAGGCAACACCACCAACAACTCGCCCGAAGGGCAAGAAGGCAGAGAAGAGAAAGGCCAAAACAACAGATACTGCGTCAAGTACTCTATCTTTTGCTCCTCACCCTGATGTGTTAGCCATGGGGAAGGCTAAAATGGAAATGATGGCAAATTTTAGGGAGATAAGGAACAGAGAACTAGATTTGCAACAAGCTGACCAACAACTGAAACAAAGTGAACTGCAATTGAGACAGGAAGAACTCAAATTTAAGAAGGCGGAGAACTTTCGGGCATATATGGATATCCTTAACAAGAACACATCTGGAATGAACGATGAGGAGTTGCGTACGCATAACGCACTACGTGCTTTCGCCTTAAGTGAACTAGGAATGTCTTAA
- the LOC130729733 gene encoding uncharacterized protein LOC130729733 — protein MPYFIHFNIQQFFRSLILYSSYQITPIFCHLCHIMDPNNLPDWNTFYNECVEDFMNDTFVEDMMQQEMEFYQQQQQHANTVRPKKTRRVIKRDREAGNERLMKDYFSENPVYTEELFRRRFRMRKHVFLRIVEALGSYNPYFLMSVDAVGRQGLSPLQKCTAAIRMLAYGSPADSVDEYVRIGESTAIECLKNFVEGVCEVFGGQYLRRPNEEDMTRLLQWGESRGFPGMLGSIDCMHWEWKNCPVAWKGQYTRGDHGRPTIMLEAVASQDLWIWHAFFGIAGSNNDITVLNQSPVFNEVLRGAAPMVKFRVNETMYHMGYYLADGIYPEWGTFVKTIPMPQGEKKQKFAKRQEAARKDVERAFGVLQSRFAIVRGPSRWWHPNDMKSIIYACIILHNMIVEDERNTYKGNFVYEQVNNDISDAEVLSGPIPAFRNMLERRAHQIEKSIHRQLQADLVEHIWDLPEIDNNET, from the coding sequence atgccatatttcattcatttcaacattcaacagttCTTTCGTTCTCTCATCTTGTATTCCTCCTATCAAATTACACCAATATTTTGTCATTTGTGCCATATAATGGATCCAAACAATTTACCCGACTGGAACACATTTTACAACGAATGTGTGGAGGATTTTATGAATGACACGTTCGTTGAAGATATGATGCAGCAGGAGATGGAGTtctatcaacaacaacaacaacatgccAACACCGTTAGGCCCAAGAAAACAAGAAGAGTAATAAAGAGAGATCGTGAAGCTGGGAACGAGCGGTTGATGAAGGACTACTTCTCTGAAAATCCTGTATACACGGAAGAGCTTTTCCGACGAAGGTTTCGAATGCGAAAGCATGTGTTCCTCAGAATTGTAGAGGCCCTTGGGTCTTATAACCCGTACTTTTTAATGTCCGTTgatgcagttggaagacaaggtctatcaccattacaaaagtgcaccGCCGCTATTCGTATGTTAGCGTATGGATCACCTGCTGACAGTGTTGATGAATACGTTAgaattggtgaaagtactgcaattgagtgctTAAAGAATTTTGTAGAAGGTGTGTGTGAAGTATTTGGTGGGCAATACTTGAGGCGTCCAAACGAGGAAGACATGACACGCCTACTTCAATGGGGGGAGTCTCGTGGATTTCCAGGTATGTTAGGTTCCattgattgtatgcattgggaatggaagaattgtccagttgcgtggaaaggtcaatacacccgaggtgatcatggaagacccacaatcatgcttgaagcagtggcatcacaagacttgtggatttggcatgcattttttggcattgcaggCTCAAATAATGACATTACTGTGCTAAACCAATCTCCGGTGTTTAATGAGGTTTTGCGTGGAGCTGCTCCCATGGTGAAATTTAGAGTGAATGAAACAATGTATCACATGGGATACTATCTAGCAGACGGTATCTATCCCGAGTGGGGtacatttgtgaagaccatcccAATGCCACAAGGAGAAAAAAAGCAAAAGTTTGCCAAAAGACAAGAAGCAGCAAGAAAGGACGTGGAACGTGCATTCGGAGTGCTCCAATCTCGGTTTGCGATTGTCCGTGGTCCATCACGCTGGTGGCATCCGAATGACATGAAGTCAATCATCtatgcttgcatcatattgcataacatgattgttgaagatgagcgcaacacgtacaaaggtaattttgtttatgagcaggtcaataatgacatatcGGATGCTGAAGTATTAAGCGGTCCTATTCCCGCTTTTAGAAATATGTTGGAAAGGAGAGCACATCAAATTGAAAAGTCAATCCATCGCCAacttcaagcagacttggtggagcatatCTGGGACCTTCCTGAAATCGATAATAATGAAACTTAA